From the Neorhodopirellula lusitana genome, one window contains:
- a CDS encoding DUF1559 domain-containing protein translates to MKNHSATTFRNRRHARGLPHAGFTLVELLVVIGIIGVLVSLLLPAVQSAREAARRMSCSNNLKQMALATHNYESAFRKIPAMTGSSSYSPQARILPYIEQAGLSDLIDFEQSLLMGFPWMAQYNPELRDAIETVVPTFLCPSDVGDPKFGTTYMGGAEGYSAGLSYMFSYGSGTDTHYDDRYRTDGMVWTDSWAGFRDCLDGTSNTVLLAETVLGDQVSGSEPTPNGPHRRIANWGGTSANVAPNPGFLDGGTLIENPDLSSVYPSKITSYTGNRGESWIRGVPFATVINGYMTPNSRIPDIGIHGRGFYSSRSYHTGGSHHAMLDGSVKFLTDSIDLDLYHALFSRDGGEVVALP, encoded by the coding sequence ATGAAAAACCATTCCGCTACTACATTTAGAAACCGCCGGCACGCGAGAGGACTCCCGCATGCCGGGTTCACGCTGGTCGAGTTGCTGGTCGTGATCGGCATCATTGGCGTGCTCGTGTCGCTGTTGTTGCCTGCCGTTCAGTCGGCACGTGAAGCGGCCAGACGGATGTCGTGCAGCAACAACCTCAAGCAAATGGCGTTGGCCACGCACAACTATGAAAGTGCGTTCCGGAAGATCCCCGCGATGACCGGATCGAGTAGCTATTCGCCCCAAGCACGCATCCTGCCCTACATCGAACAGGCCGGACTGAGTGACTTGATCGACTTTGAACAATCGCTGTTGATGGGCTTCCCGTGGATGGCCCAGTACAACCCCGAACTGCGTGATGCGATCGAAACCGTCGTGCCGACTTTCTTGTGCCCAAGCGACGTGGGTGATCCCAAGTTCGGCACGACCTACATGGGCGGCGCGGAAGGCTATTCAGCGGGTCTCAGCTACATGTTCAGTTACGGCAGTGGCACCGACACGCACTACGATGACCGCTACCGCACCGACGGGATGGTGTGGACCGATTCGTGGGCAGGGTTCCGAGATTGCCTTGATGGGACCAGCAACACCGTGTTGTTGGCCGAAACCGTGTTGGGTGACCAAGTCAGTGGTTCGGAGCCTACGCCTAATGGTCCGCATCGGCGGATCGCGAACTGGGGCGGCACGTCCGCGAACGTCGCTCCAAACCCAGGATTCCTGGACGGTGGCACGCTGATCGAGAATCCTGACTTGAGCAGCGTCTATCCGTCGAAGATCACTTCGTATACCGGCAACCGTGGCGAGAGTTGGATTCGTGGCGTGCCCTTCGCGACGGTGATCAACGGCTACATGACGCCGAACTCACGCATCCCCGACATCGGCATCCATGGTCGCGGGTTCTATTCATCGCGGTCGTATCATACCGGTGGTAGTCATCACGCGATGTTGGACGGCAGCGTCAAATTCCTGACCGACTCCATCGACCTGGATCTCTATCACGCGTTGTTCTCACGCGATGGTGGCGAGGTGGTGGCGTTGCCATGA
- a CDS encoding YncE family protein, with protein sequence MARIFWQEDADASLRWGDLKKSGKEYSIEEQGVDGFPELDASDQSLVQMVSDEGVILVGVRDQADGTIGSGWVALNSGLTEEPHGDHSHWRYTSAPQVLTQLIDTNQGNPAHVYHYGKSFVMANDQKNGFTILTAASILGAGEPSQAQAFSEGGSDHITLAVVENKVAYATWISYQGEDSGRVDVVGLAENAGKKYSFRCPTGGLHGAIVNQGKAFFAPADGVCWVDVDLEVDDDPDAVEVHYLSLGTADAEVAENAKSLTSTEGVAGGAQAPKPLRTGAFKALGKYVLCNAGKGEQSKLCIIDASADQPGLIEVPLNVRQDQSVSSSMVFSSASQGPLALMFAESKEKPETDQLWIAELDPNLDGDFSDAQVRAPIAVGPSKLGQHTGHHGAAVLPDGRHIAITNPGSASIWILSLSNSSVIAKLKVEGTPTRLLVQPQG encoded by the coding sequence GTGGCCAGGATTTTCTGGCAAGAAGACGCCGACGCGTCTTTGCGGTGGGGCGACCTGAAAAAAAGCGGCAAGGAATACTCAATCGAAGAACAAGGCGTTGACGGGTTTCCCGAACTCGATGCCTCCGACCAATCACTGGTGCAAATGGTCAGCGACGAGGGAGTCATCCTGGTTGGTGTTCGTGATCAAGCGGACGGGACCATCGGCAGCGGCTGGGTGGCCCTCAACAGCGGACTCACCGAAGAACCGCATGGCGACCACTCGCACTGGCGGTACACGTCGGCGCCCCAGGTGTTGACCCAGCTGATTGACACCAATCAAGGCAACCCCGCCCACGTCTACCACTACGGCAAATCATTCGTGATGGCCAACGATCAAAAGAACGGATTCACGATCCTGACCGCCGCCTCGATTTTGGGGGCGGGGGAACCATCGCAAGCCCAAGCCTTTTCCGAAGGCGGCAGCGACCATATCACGTTGGCGGTCGTCGAGAACAAGGTGGCTTACGCGACCTGGATCTCGTACCAGGGCGAAGACAGCGGCCGTGTCGACGTGGTCGGCTTGGCTGAAAACGCGGGCAAGAAGTACTCCTTCCGTTGCCCGACAGGCGGCTTGCATGGGGCCATCGTGAATCAGGGTAAGGCGTTTTTCGCGCCGGCCGACGGGGTTTGCTGGGTCGATGTGGACTTGGAAGTGGACGACGATCCGGATGCCGTCGAAGTCCATTATCTATCGTTGGGCACGGCTGACGCCGAAGTCGCCGAGAACGCAAAAAGCCTGACCAGTACCGAAGGCGTTGCCGGTGGTGCCCAGGCACCCAAACCGCTTCGCACCGGTGCGTTCAAAGCACTTGGTAAGTACGTCTTGTGCAACGCCGGCAAAGGCGAGCAATCCAAGCTGTGCATCATTGACGCGTCGGCCGATCAGCCAGGTTTGATCGAGGTGCCCTTGAATGTGCGACAAGACCAGTCCGTCAGTTCATCGATGGTGTTCTCGTCGGCCAGTCAGGGACCGCTCGCGTTGATGTTCGCCGAATCGAAAGAGAAGCCGGAAACCGACCAGCTTTGGATCGCGGAACTCGACCCCAACCTCGACGGTGATTTCTCCGACGCCCAAGTCCGCGCCCCGATCGCGGTCGGCCCCAGCAAGCTCGGCCAGCACACCGGACATCACGGAGCGGCGGTGTTGCCCGACGGTCGCCACATCGCGATCACCAACCCCGGTAGCGCGTCGATCTGGATTCTCTCCCTGAGTAATTCGTCCGTCATCGCCAAGCTCAAAGTGGAAGGAACCCCCACCCGACTCCTAGTCCAACCCCAAGGCTAA
- a CDS encoding DNA topoisomerase 3, which translates to MKVILAEKPSVARDLASFLKASQRLDGYLEGGGYQVTWAFGHLVELSEPGDYDPALKRWSLDSLPFIPDSFRLRLRGDEGAQKQFAIIKRLFRAADSLICATDAGREGELIFRYIQSLSGCTSKPTERLWLSSLTPAAIGTAFRSIRPLSDYDHLYEAARCRSQADWVVGLNATRNYTVRYRSAHHVGKGGATGLLWSLGRVQTPVLAMIVGRDDEIQTFRVEPFWELMTQYRDVQFRFTGERFSEQDAAEEQLKRAAAHPLQIRKTDRRAERSQPPQLYDLTELQRDMNRRYGISAADTLAAAQSLYEAKLVTYPRTDSRYLTKDMRKEVPKVLTKLRNLKPTEIGKLDLQALPFTGRIVNDNKVTDHHAIIPTGAGVGVLPDRQAKVYDAIVVQFIAAFYPECVKEITQVHAIAGEIPFRARGVRVVSPGWTELFPRKAKKRGGDNADDAPQSLPDFKHGESGPHQPYIKEGQTSPPKHFTENTLLAAMDTAGKFVDEAELREALKEKGLGTPATRAATIETLLHRKYIARDRKNILATDLGRYLVVIVKDHHLTSPELTGEWEAKLKQIEAGNLSPDVFMGEIADYTQAIVRGSDSTKIDHSVYGACPRCGERVIHGKTAFGCSAWRTGCSFVLPQSYRGVNLTVDQIRELLQLHVTGQPMTIDGGQPFLLALCRSGPNTGALMEVPVPQGDEQDEKGQRASGKKPRAKKAAGSRSSAKGAAGKSTTKGKRGTAGSDAGQSAGAGQDSGAGQIGVCPLCGKPVVEQTKSYGCSHWRDGCKFAIWKTIAGKKVSVTNAKKLLRKGETPVIKGFRSKAGKLFDAKLKLTDGKVGFEF; encoded by the coding sequence GTGAAAGTCATCCTTGCTGAGAAGCCGTCCGTTGCCCGGGATCTGGCGTCGTTCTTGAAAGCGTCCCAGCGGCTCGATGGGTACCTGGAAGGCGGTGGCTACCAAGTGACCTGGGCGTTCGGGCACCTGGTCGAACTCAGCGAACCGGGTGATTACGATCCGGCCCTGAAACGCTGGTCCCTCGATTCGCTGCCCTTCATCCCGGACTCGTTTCGGTTGCGATTGCGGGGCGACGAGGGTGCTCAAAAACAGTTCGCGATCATCAAGCGGCTGTTCCGGGCGGCCGATTCGCTGATCTGTGCGACGGATGCGGGGCGGGAAGGCGAGCTGATCTTTCGCTACATCCAGTCGCTGTCGGGGTGCACGTCTAAACCCACCGAGCGGTTGTGGCTGAGCTCGTTGACGCCGGCCGCGATCGGAACGGCCTTCCGTTCCATTCGGCCTCTATCGGATTACGACCATCTGTACGAAGCGGCCCGCTGTCGTAGCCAAGCGGACTGGGTCGTGGGTCTGAACGCGACCCGCAACTACACCGTCCGCTATCGATCGGCCCATCACGTCGGCAAGGGCGGTGCGACGGGGTTGTTGTGGAGTTTGGGCCGAGTGCAGACGCCGGTCTTGGCGATGATCGTGGGCCGTGACGATGAGATCCAGACGTTTCGGGTGGAGCCGTTTTGGGAGCTGATGACCCAGTACCGTGACGTGCAATTTCGGTTCACGGGCGAGCGTTTCAGTGAACAGGACGCAGCGGAAGAGCAGCTGAAACGGGCGGCCGCGCATCCGTTGCAAATTCGAAAGACAGATCGACGTGCCGAGCGGTCTCAGCCGCCCCAACTTTACGACCTGACCGAATTGCAGCGGGACATGAACCGTCGCTACGGGATCTCCGCCGCCGATACCCTGGCGGCCGCGCAGTCGCTGTATGAAGCCAAACTGGTCACCTACCCGCGGACCGATTCACGCTATTTGACGAAGGACATGCGGAAGGAAGTGCCCAAGGTGCTGACGAAGCTGCGCAACCTGAAACCCACCGAAATCGGCAAGCTGGATTTGCAGGCGTTGCCGTTCACCGGTCGCATCGTCAATGACAACAAGGTGACCGATCACCATGCGATCATTCCCACCGGAGCGGGCGTGGGGGTGTTGCCGGATCGGCAAGCGAAGGTGTACGACGCGATCGTGGTGCAGTTCATTGCAGCGTTCTATCCGGAGTGCGTGAAGGAGATTACTCAGGTGCACGCGATCGCGGGCGAGATCCCGTTTCGAGCCCGGGGCGTGCGAGTGGTCTCGCCTGGCTGGACGGAGTTGTTCCCGCGGAAGGCGAAAAAGCGAGGCGGCGACAACGCCGACGATGCTCCGCAGTCTTTACCTGATTTCAAGCACGGGGAATCGGGACCGCACCAGCCGTACATCAAGGAGGGCCAGACCTCGCCGCCCAAGCACTTCACCGAGAACACGTTGTTGGCCGCGATGGACACGGCGGGTAAGTTTGTCGACGAGGCGGAATTGCGAGAGGCGTTGAAGGAGAAAGGTTTGGGGACGCCGGCGACACGGGCCGCGACCATCGAAACGTTGCTGCACCGCAAGTACATCGCCCGCGATCGCAAGAATATCCTGGCCACCGACCTGGGGCGTTATTTGGTCGTGATCGTGAAGGATCACCACCTGACGTCTCCGGAGTTGACCGGTGAATGGGAAGCCAAGCTGAAACAGATCGAAGCGGGGAACCTGTCACCGGACGTGTTCATGGGCGAGATCGCGGACTACACCCAAGCGATCGTCCGAGGCAGCGATTCGACGAAGATCGATCACTCGGTTTACGGTGCCTGTCCCCGGTGTGGTGAGCGTGTGATCCACGGCAAGACTGCGTTCGGTTGCTCGGCCTGGCGAACGGGTTGCTCATTCGTGTTGCCGCAGAGTTACCGGGGCGTGAACCTGACCGTGGACCAGATCCGTGAACTATTGCAGCTACACGTGACGGGCCAGCCGATGACGATTGACGGTGGCCAACCGTTCTTGTTGGCGTTGTGCCGGAGCGGGCCGAACACGGGGGCACTGATGGAAGTGCCGGTCCCGCAGGGCGACGAACAGGACGAGAAGGGTCAACGGGCGTCGGGTAAGAAGCCGCGGGCGAAGAAGGCGGCGGGATCTCGGTCTAGCGCGAAGGGAGCCGCTGGGAAGAGCACGACGAAGGGGAAACGGGGCACGGCGGGTTCGGATGCTGGCCAGAGTGCTGGTGCTGGGCAAGATTCGGGGGCGGGTCAGATTGGGGTTTGTCCGTTGTGCGGGAAACCGGTCGTCGAGCAAACCAAGTCGTACGGCTGCAGTCACTGGCGGGACGGCTGCAAGTTTGCTATCTGGAAAACGATCGCCGGCAAGAAGGTCTCCGTCACCAACGCCAAGAAGTTACTCCGCAAAGGGGAGACACCGGTGATTAAGGGCTTCCGATCCAAGGCGGGGAAACTGTTTGACGCGAAGCTGAAACTGACCGACGGGAAGGTCGGCTTCGAGTTCTGA